A genomic window from Aquitalea aquatilis includes:
- a CDS encoding DMT family transporter has translation MNSVLALMAFAIGVVVPLQAAINNQLKLLLDGSTVLAAMISFAVGTLSLILLAVCSGQKFSGLSQLARGEWWMFLGGLLGAFFVFGTTLLAPRLGVATMLSLIIAGQVCTSLLFDRFGWLSMPLREVNLPRLAGAALVVVGVLLVNFGDKWFGR, from the coding sequence ATGAATTCAGTTCTTGCCCTGATGGCCTTTGCCATCGGCGTGGTGGTGCCGCTGCAGGCAGCGATCAATAATCAGCTCAAGCTGCTGCTGGATGGCAGTACCGTGTTGGCGGCAATGATTTCCTTTGCCGTGGGAACCCTCAGCCTGATCCTGCTGGCGGTGTGCAGCGGGCAGAAGTTCAGCGGCCTTAGCCAACTGGCGCGTGGCGAGTGGTGGATGTTTCTGGGTGGTTTGTTGGGTGCGTTTTTTGTGTTCGGTACCACCTTGCTGGCACCGCGACTGGGAGTGGCAACCATGCTGTCGCTGATCATCGCCGGCCAGGTGTGCACGTCGCTGTTATTCGACCGTTTCGGCTGGCTGTCCATGCCGCTGCGCGAGGTCAATCTGCCACGACTGGCGGGGGCGGCATTGGTGGTGGTGGGTGTGCTGCTGGTGAATTTTGGCGACAAGTGGTTTGGCCGCTGA
- a CDS encoding VF530 family DNA-binding protein yields the protein MSDTPPNDPLHGMTLEKILLALVERFGWPELGRRIAIRCFNQDPSIKSSLVFLRRTPWARAQVEALFIEMTTRPSSPSTVAGKDGRPRLFSPKQG from the coding sequence ATGAGCGACACACCGCCCAATGACCCGCTGCACGGCATGACGCTGGAAAAGATCCTGCTGGCGCTGGTAGAGCGTTTTGGCTGGCCCGAGCTGGGCCGGCGCATTGCCATCCGCTGTTTCAACCAGGACCCCAGCATCAAGTCCAGCCTGGTATTCCTGCGCCGCACGCCCTGGGCACGCGCCCAGGTCGAGGCCCTGTTCATTGAAATGACAACCCGCCCATCCAGCCCATCCACGGTGGCGGGCAAGGACGGCCGCCCCCGGTTGTTTTCGCCGAAACAGGGCTGA
- a CDS encoding YkgJ family cysteine cluster protein: MMADIERLETWIKYKNGLCSDCMGSCCSMPVEVRLPDLVRMGVVDEFELEEPIKNIAKRLEKQRVIQHFNFKHGIFTLMRRANGDCHYLDQQTRLCTIYEQRPNTCRNHPKIGPKPGFCAYTRNPKAARPVVAVKLTG, encoded by the coding sequence ATGATGGCGGATATCGAACGACTGGAAACCTGGATCAAATACAAGAACGGCCTGTGCAGCGACTGCATGGGCAGCTGCTGTTCCATGCCGGTGGAAGTACGCCTGCCCGATCTGGTGCGCATGGGGGTGGTGGACGAGTTCGAGCTGGAAGAGCCGATCAAGAACATCGCCAAGCGGCTGGAAAAGCAGCGGGTGATCCAGCATTTCAATTTCAAGCACGGCATCTTTACCCTGATGCGCCGCGCCAATGGTGATTGCCACTACCTCGATCAGCAAACCCGGCTGTGTACCATCTATGAGCAGCGCCCTAACACCTGCCGCAACCACCCCAAGATCGGCCCCAAGCCTGGTTTTTGCGCCTACACCCGCAACCCCAAGGCCGCCCGCCCGGTGGTGGCGGTCAAGCTGACTGGCTGA
- a CDS encoding Spy/CpxP family protein refolding chaperone, with protein MKLIKSLLIVGLLGSAAATTVHAMGKGDCAMGGDDMKQHMWQMDPAKREAMMEKHLQMLHDKLKIQPAQESAWKTYIAAIKPLPPQAQAPVKPDAKLPEQLDGHLKMMQQHLDMMQKHVAATKALYQQLTPEQQKQFDQEGQRMHAGMQHRMPHPRQASAPLPKN; from the coding sequence ATGAAACTGATCAAATCGCTGTTGATTGTCGGCCTGCTGGGTAGCGCGGCTGCCACCACCGTTCACGCCATGGGCAAGGGTGATTGTGCCATGGGCGGCGATGACATGAAGCAACACATGTGGCAGATGGACCCGGCCAAGCGCGAAGCCATGATGGAAAAGCACCTGCAAATGCTGCATGACAAGCTGAAGATCCAGCCGGCGCAAGAGTCGGCCTGGAAAACCTATATTGCCGCCATCAAGCCGCTGCCACCCCAGGCCCAGGCTCCGGTAAAACCGGACGCCAAGCTGCCGGAACAGCTGGATGGCCATCTGAAAATGATGCAGCAGCATCTGGACATGATGCAGAAACACGTTGCCGCGACCAAGGCGCTGTACCAGCAACTGACACCGGAGCAGCAAAAGCAGTTTGATCAGGAAGGCCAGCGCATGCACGCCGGCATGCAACACCGCATGCCCCACCCGCGCCAGGCTTCCGCCCCGCTGCCGAAAAACTGA
- a CDS encoding mechanosensitive ion channel family protein has translation MTDINWTHWADLAIQAGINIVSAIVLWVVGRWFIALAGRLMEEQLVARKLDPTLRRYAHSFLSVSLTVVLVIAMLGFFGVQTASFAAIIGAAGVAIGLAWSGLLANFAAGIFLVVLRPFKVGDVVSVAGISGTVREVGLFSTIIDTPDNVMTLIGNNKIFSDNIQNYSANGHRRVDLKAQLAASADHALAISLLREKIAAIPNVLAEPAVSVELLEFTALGPVLAVRPSCQPEHYWQVYFDSNRLIRETLAAAGFPGPEQAMVVRQS, from the coding sequence ATGACTGACATCAATTGGACGCACTGGGCGGATCTGGCAATCCAGGCCGGTATCAATATCGTTTCCGCCATTGTGCTGTGGGTGGTGGGGCGCTGGTTCATCGCCCTGGCCGGGCGGCTGATGGAAGAGCAGCTGGTGGCCAGAAAGCTCGATCCCACGTTGCGCCGCTATGCACATTCCTTCCTGTCCGTCAGCCTGACCGTGGTGCTGGTCATTGCCATGCTGGGTTTCTTTGGTGTGCAAACCGCCAGCTTTGCCGCCATCATCGGTGCAGCCGGCGTGGCCATCGGTCTGGCTTGGAGCGGCTTGCTGGCCAACTTTGCCGCCGGCATCTTCCTGGTGGTGCTGCGCCCCTTCAAGGTGGGCGATGTGGTCAGCGTGGCCGGCATCAGCGGTACCGTGCGCGAAGTGGGGCTGTTCTCCACCATTATTGATACGCCGGACAATGTGATGACATTGATCGGCAATAACAAGATTTTCTCCGACAACATCCAGAACTACAGCGCCAACGGTCACCGCCGGGTCGATCTGAAAGCCCAGCTGGCAGCCAGTGCCGATCATGCCCTGGCCATCAGCCTGCTGCGCGAGAAGATTGCCGCCATTCCCAATGTGCTGGCCGAGCCGGCAGTCAGCGTGGAACTGCTGGAGTTCACTGCGCTGGGGCCGGTACTGGCGGTGCGTCCCAGCTGCCAGCCGGAACACTACTGGCAGGTGTATTTCGATAGCAACCGGCTGATTCGCGAAACCCTTGCTGCCGCCGGCTTTCCCGGACCGGAACAGGCTATGGTGGTGCGCCAGAGCTGA
- a CDS encoding glycine zipper family protein yields MNKLLWLPLAAIGLSACSTVPLGPTVAVMPAAGKPFEVFAQEEQQCRQYAEANSGGSSADASSNAMAGNMALGTVVGAAAGALMGGHHGAGVGAGVGLIAGTATGSGEAGYSGRDAQYRYNIAYEQCMYAKGNQLPDQQRYSAPYYPPPRLP; encoded by the coding sequence ATGAACAAACTGTTGTGGTTACCACTGGCTGCCATCGGCCTGAGCGCATGCAGCACCGTACCACTCGGCCCCACCGTGGCGGTGATGCCGGCAGCGGGCAAACCGTTCGAGGTATTTGCCCAGGAAGAACAGCAATGTCGCCAGTATGCTGAAGCCAACAGTGGCGGCAGCAGTGCTGATGCCTCCAGCAATGCCATGGCTGGCAATATGGCACTGGGTACGGTGGTTGGCGCCGCAGCAGGTGCCTTGATGGGCGGCCATCATGGAGCCGGCGTCGGGGCTGGCGTGGGACTGATTGCCGGTACGGCTACCGGCAGCGGCGAGGCGGGCTACAGCGGGCGCGATGCCCAGTACCGCTACAATATTGCCTATGAGCAATGCATGTATGCCAAGGGTAATCAGTTACCTGACCAGCAGCGCTACAGCGCGCCTTACTATCCGCCACCGCGCCTGCCGTAA
- a CDS encoding YkgJ family cysteine cluster protein translates to MDCRLHCAACCIAPSISSPIPGMPQGKPAGVRCVQLSADNLCLLFGRPERPAVCSGLQPSAEMCGESNSHALAWLTLLEEKTAP, encoded by the coding sequence ATGGATTGCCGTTTGCATTGCGCGGCGTGTTGCATCGCGCCCTCCATTTCCTCTCCCATCCCGGGCATGCCACAGGGCAAGCCGGCCGGGGTGCGCTGCGTTCAGCTCAGCGCTGACAATCTTTGCCTGCTGTTTGGCCGGCCAGAGCGGCCAGCGGTGTGTTCTGGCCTGCAGCCTTCTGCCGAAATGTGCGGTGAAAGCAACAGTCACGCCCTGGCCTGGCTGACCCTGCTGGAAGAGAAAACCGCGCCCTGA
- a CDS encoding DUF2789 domain-containing protein, translated as MDTGKHQLEQLFAQLGLDNDVTAIKVFLARHWLEPEQALADAPFWSVSQADFLRQALACDAEWAEAVDELAVLLSQK; from the coding sequence ATGGATACTGGCAAGCATCAGCTGGAGCAGCTGTTTGCCCAGCTTGGTCTGGACAATGATGTCACGGCAATAAAAGTGTTTCTGGCACGTCACTGGCTGGAGCCGGAACAGGCGCTGGCCGATGCGCCGTTCTGGAGTGTCTCTCAGGCAGACTTTCTGCGTCAGGCGCTGGCCTGTGACGCGGAATGGGCCGAGGCGGTGGATGAACTGGCGGTGTTGCTGAGCCAGAAATAG
- a CDS encoding NAD-dependent protein deacylase: MQQDIMRLAAAIRQAGHIVVLSGAGMSTESGIPDFRSAKGLWQQGMQLEELVSIDYFRADPEAFWHSFKQLFHTKLLGNYQPNAGHRFLAGLEAAGTQVTVLTQNIDGLHGVAGSRQVLELHGTLRSASCPACGRQQGLDYINHHVLPLCTHCMDVLKPDVVLYGEPVPLIEQAFQQALAADLLLVLGSSLEVSPVNLIPLEAARAGVPTALINYTPTRMDAVFDIRIEAGIGDTCQQLQGLLG; encoded by the coding sequence ATGCAGCAGGATATTATGCGGCTGGCCGCCGCCATCAGGCAGGCTGGTCATATCGTGGTATTGAGTGGTGCGGGCATGAGCACCGAGTCGGGCATTCCGGATTTTCGCTCGGCCAAGGGGCTGTGGCAGCAGGGCATGCAGCTGGAAGAGCTGGTGTCCATCGATTATTTCCGTGCCGACCCTGAAGCGTTCTGGCATAGCTTCAAGCAGCTGTTCCACACCAAGTTGCTGGGTAATTACCAGCCCAATGCCGGCCATCGTTTTTTGGCCGGGCTGGAGGCTGCGGGCACGCAGGTCACGGTGCTGACGCAGAATATCGACGGCCTGCATGGCGTGGCCGGCAGCCGCCAGGTACTGGAACTGCATGGCACGCTGCGCAGCGCCAGTTGTCCTGCCTGCGGCCGGCAACAGGGGCTGGACTATATCAATCACCATGTGCTGCCGCTGTGTACCCACTGCATGGATGTGCTGAAGCCGGACGTGGTGTTGTACGGCGAGCCGGTTCCCTTGATCGAACAGGCCTTCCAGCAGGCGCTGGCGGCGGACTTGCTGCTGGTGCTGGGCTCTTCGCTGGAGGTCTCGCCGGTCAACCTGATTCCACTGGAAGCGGCGCGCGCTGGCGTGCCGACGGCGCTGATCAATTACACGCCCACCCGTATGGACGCGGTATTCGATATCCGCATCGAGGCCGGTATTGGCGATACCTGCCAGCAGCTGCAGGGCTTGCTGGGCTGA
- a CDS encoding GNAT family N-acetyltransferase — protein MSHAVSIRPLAATDFAAWLPLWQGYLDFYHSSQSEADTAITWQRFLDPAEPMQAWLAWQGEQAVGLVHTVLHRSSWTPGNYCYLQDLFVQPEIRGTGAGRALIEQVYAYAKTAGCSRVYWLTHESNAPARQLYDRLADNLGFIQYRKQVA, from the coding sequence ATGAGCCACGCCGTATCCATCCGCCCGCTTGCCGCCACTGATTTTGCCGCCTGGCTGCCCTTGTGGCAGGGCTATCTGGATTTCTATCACAGCAGCCAGAGCGAGGCGGATACCGCCATCACCTGGCAGCGTTTTCTCGACCCGGCCGAGCCGATGCAGGCCTGGCTGGCCTGGCAGGGTGAGCAGGCGGTGGGGCTGGTACATACGGTGTTGCATCGCAGCAGCTGGACGCCGGGCAATTACTGTTATCTGCAGGATCTGTTCGTGCAACCGGAAATACGCGGTACCGGTGCCGGGCGGGCCTTGATCGAGCAGGTGTATGCCTATGCCAAGACAGCCGGCTGTAGCCGGGTGTACTGGCTCACCCATGAAAGCAACGCCCCGGCGCGCCAGCTGTACGACCGGCTGGCAGACAATCTGGGCTTTATCCAGTACCGCAAGCAGGTCGCTTGA
- a CDS encoding HD-GYP domain-containing protein — MIKCIDVSDLKVGMYIHDLNCDWMSHPFLLKRFLVNDESAIHKIADAGIHEVYIDTDKGKDVAHAPTVTEVKHKLEQEIIELASREVPVERRVEAAAEFGRAQLIHNEANLIVRGILQDVRLGKQVELEMVEPSIEKMTTSILRNGGALLSLCRIKDKDNYTFQHSVSVGALMVSFCNAMNMSREVIHHAGIGGMLHDIGKMKVPDSILNKPGKLTEQEFAVMKCHVVESKQILLATKGISDTAVKVAAQHHERHDGSGYPEGLKGEEISQLGQMAAIVDVYDALTSDRCYHKGMAPTDALRKIFEWSKFHFNPVLVQAFMRCIGIYPIGTLVRLESGRLGVVIEQNDNNLVSPKVKVFFSSKSNTYIPPEIVDLSRSMGAGGGDKIVSHESPSKWRMDPLRFL; from the coding sequence ATGATCAAGTGCATCGATGTGTCCGATCTCAAGGTTGGCATGTACATTCACGACCTGAACTGCGACTGGATGTCGCATCCCTTCTTGCTGAAGCGCTTTCTGGTCAACGATGAAAGCGCCATTCACAAGATTGCCGATGCCGGTATCCACGAGGTGTATATCGACACCGACAAGGGCAAGGATGTCGCCCATGCGCCCACGGTCACCGAAGTAAAGCACAAGCTGGAACAGGAAATCATCGAGCTGGCCAGCCGGGAAGTCCCGGTGGAACGCCGGGTGGAAGCGGCGGCGGAATTCGGCCGCGCCCAGCTGATCCACAATGAGGCCAACCTCATCGTGCGCGGCATTCTGCAGGATGTGCGGCTGGGCAAGCAGGTGGAACTGGAAATGGTGGAGCCATCCATCGAAAAGATGACCACGTCCATTCTGCGCAACGGCGGTGCCCTGCTGTCGCTGTGCCGCATCAAGGACAAGGACAACTACACCTTCCAGCACTCGGTCAGCGTCGGCGCGCTGATGGTCAGCTTCTGTAACGCCATGAACATGAGCCGCGAGGTGATCCACCATGCCGGCATTGGCGGCATGCTGCACGATATCGGCAAGATGAAGGTGCCGGACAGCATCCTCAACAAACCGGGCAAGCTGACCGAGCAGGAATTCGCCGTGATGAAATGCCATGTGGTGGAGAGCAAGCAGATTCTGCTGGCCACCAAGGGCATTTCCGATACCGCAGTCAAAGTGGCCGCCCAGCACCACGAGCGCCACGATGGCAGTGGTTATCCGGAAGGGCTGAAGGGTGAGGAAATCTCCCAGCTGGGACAGATGGCAGCCATCGTCGATGTCTACGATGCACTGACCTCCGACCGCTGCTATCACAAGGGCATGGCGCCCACCGATGCCCTGCGCAAGATTTTCGAATGGTCGAAATTCCACTTCAATCCGGTGCTGGTGCAGGCCTTCATGCGCTGTATCGGCATCTATCCCATCGGCACACTGGTACGGCTGGAAAGCGGCCGGCTGGGGGTGGTGATCGAGCAAAACGACAATAATCTGGTTTCGCCCAAGGTGAAGGTATTTTTCAGCAGCAAGAGCAATACCTATATCCCGCCGGAAATCGTCGACCTATCGCGCAGCATGGGGGCTGGTGGCGGCGACAAGATCGTCAGCCACGAATCCCCCAGCAAATGGCGGATGGATCCGCTGCGCTTTCTGTAA
- a CDS encoding nucleotide pyrophosphohydrolase, with the protein MSDRRLIETTALEAALQQFADARDWQRFHTPRNLMLALTGEVGELAEIFQWLSDEEVARLADDPARFTHLQEEVADVLLYLVRLASVLKLDINAAVCDKLQKNAVKYPAPVNGAPSA; encoded by the coding sequence ATGAGCGATAGGCGCTTGATTGAAACCACCGCACTGGAAGCCGCTTTGCAGCAGTTTGCCGATGCACGCGACTGGCAGCGCTTTCATACGCCACGCAACCTGATGCTGGCCTTGACCGGCGAGGTGGGCGAGCTGGCGGAAATCTTCCAATGGTTGAGCGATGAAGAAGTCGCCCGGCTGGCAGACGACCCGGCACGCTTTACCCATCTGCAGGAAGAAGTGGCCGACGTGCTGCTGTATCTGGTGCGGCTGGCTAGCGTGCTGAAGCTGGATATCAATGCCGCTGTCTGCGACAAATTGCAGAAAAATGCCGTCAAATATCCGGCACCCGTCAACGGTGCGCCATCGGCTTGA
- a CDS encoding EthD family reductase produces the protein MINVSILYPYSATARFDFDYYLQQHMPLASKLLAPALLDMRVEKGISGSQPGTMPQFTAQCQLQFESVETFLAAFMPIAEELQGDIANYTDITPQIQYSEVLLG, from the coding sequence ATGATCAACGTCAGCATTCTCTATCCGTATAGCGCTACTGCCCGTTTCGATTTCGACTACTACCTGCAACAGCACATGCCGCTGGCCAGCAAACTGCTGGCTCCGGCCTTGCTCGACATGCGGGTGGAGAAGGGCATCAGCGGCAGCCAGCCGGGCACCATGCCGCAGTTCACCGCGCAGTGCCAGCTGCAGTTTGAGTCGGTCGAGACATTTTTGGCGGCGTTCATGCCGATAGCGGAAGAGCTGCAGGGTGATATCGCCAATTACACCGATATCACGCCGCAGATCCAGTACAGCGAAGTGTTGCTGGGTTAA
- a CDS encoding winged helix-turn-helix domain-containing protein: MSAHTMTQHLSLQQARLLHLAAQGLLAPPRRKAGPADVMTAIRRMALLQIDTISVVARSPYLVLYSRLGHYDPAWLDAALASGQLFEYWAHEACFVPQEDYRLLRHRMLDPAQMGWKYPQRWLEQHQDAVNTILEHVRQHGPVRSADFKRSAGKGDGWWDWKPEKRHLEVLFTLGQLMVKERRSFQRVYDVAERVRPDWDDARDLPSLEAAQRDMVRHSCRALGVVKAGWVADYYRLRRGKYDALLHQLADAGELIPARIEGWQHDVFVHHSLQAELVLAAEDKLKSGHSTALSPFDPVVWDRKRASELFGFDYRIECYTPAAKRQFGYFVLPLLSRGRLVGRMDAKAHRQQGVFEIKALYLEAGIQPTQQLCRDLAAMLGKLAAWHGTPRIQLQQGPAALAAALQAAENQLTR, encoded by the coding sequence ATGTCTGCCCACACCATGACCCAGCATCTCAGCCTGCAACAAGCCCGCCTGCTGCATCTGGCCGCTCAGGGACTACTGGCTCCGCCACGGCGCAAGGCGGGCCCGGCCGACGTGATGACCGCCATTCGCCGCATGGCGCTGTTGCAGATCGACACCATCAGCGTGGTGGCGCGCAGCCCCTATCTGGTGTTGTACAGCCGGCTGGGCCATTACGACCCGGCCTGGCTGGATGCTGCGCTCGCCAGTGGCCAGCTGTTCGAATACTGGGCACACGAAGCCTGCTTCGTGCCGCAGGAAGACTACCGCCTGCTGCGCCATCGCATGCTGGACCCGGCCCAGATGGGCTGGAAATACCCGCAACGCTGGCTGGAACAACACCAGGATGCGGTCAACACAATACTGGAACATGTCAGGCAACACGGCCCGGTACGCTCGGCGGATTTCAAGCGCAGCGCCGGCAAGGGTGACGGCTGGTGGGACTGGAAGCCGGAAAAGCGCCATCTGGAAGTGCTGTTCACCCTGGGCCAGCTGATGGTGAAGGAGCGGCGCAGCTTTCAACGCGTCTACGATGTGGCCGAAAGAGTCAGGCCGGATTGGGACGACGCACGCGATCTGCCCAGCCTGGAAGCAGCGCAGCGCGATATGGTGCGCCACAGCTGCCGTGCGCTGGGCGTGGTCAAGGCCGGCTGGGTGGCCGATTACTACCGGCTGCGCCGGGGCAAGTACGATGCTTTGCTACACCAGCTGGCCGATGCCGGCGAGCTGATTCCGGCCCGGATCGAGGGCTGGCAGCATGATGTGTTTGTCCATCACAGCCTGCAGGCAGAATTGGTGCTGGCTGCCGAAGACAAGCTCAAATCCGGCCACAGCACCGCCCTGTCGCCCTTCGACCCGGTGGTATGGGACCGCAAGCGTGCCAGCGAACTGTTCGGCTTTGATTACCGCATCGAATGCTACACCCCGGCCGCCAAGCGCCAGTTCGGCTATTTCGTGCTGCCGCTGCTCAGCCGTGGCCGGCTGGTAGGGCGCATGGACGCCAAAGCCCATCGCCAGCAGGGTGTTTTTGAAATCAAGGCGCTGTATCTGGAAGCAGGCATTCAGCCCACTCAGCAGCTGTGCCGCGATCTGGCCGCCATGTTGGGCAAACTGGCCGCCTGGCATGGCACGCCGCGTATTCAGCTGCAGCAGGGTCCCGCCGCACTGGCGGCCGCCCTTCAGGCAGCTGAGAACCAGCTGACAAGATAG
- the gstA gene encoding glutathione transferase GstA, whose product MKLYYSPGACSLSPHIVLHAAGLPFSVEKVNLRVQPHVTASGVEFRSINPKNYVPALQLEDGTVLSEGVAIVQYLADLVPERKLAPANGTLARYRLQEWLNYIATEVHKSFSPLFYPGSDEVKNAAWDKLTARFAIVEAQLASSRYLLGEDFSVADAYLFTCLNWANMVHRSLDDFPAISAFMARVQALPAVQAALQDEGLLR is encoded by the coding sequence ATGAAACTCTACTACTCGCCGGGAGCCTGCTCCCTGTCGCCGCATATCGTGCTGCATGCAGCAGGGCTGCCGTTCAGCGTGGAAAAGGTCAATCTGCGTGTGCAACCGCATGTGACTGCCAGCGGCGTGGAGTTCCGCAGTATCAACCCCAAAAACTATGTACCGGCCCTGCAATTGGAAGATGGCACGGTGCTGAGCGAAGGCGTGGCCATCGTGCAGTACCTGGCCGACCTGGTGCCGGAGCGCAAGCTGGCCCCTGCCAATGGCACACTGGCACGCTACCGTTTGCAAGAGTGGCTCAACTACATTGCCACCGAGGTACACAAGAGCTTTTCCCCGCTGTTTTATCCTGGCAGTGACGAGGTGAAAAACGCCGCCTGGGACAAGCTCACCGCGCGCTTTGCCATCGTGGAAGCACAGCTGGCCAGCTCTCGCTATTTGCTGGGCGAGGATTTCAGCGTGGCCGATGCCTACCTGTTTACCTGCCTGAACTGGGCGAACATGGTGCACCGTTCGCTGGATGATTTCCCGGCCATTTCCGCCTTCATGGCGCGGGTGCAGGCGCTGCCGGCAGTGCAGGCGGCGCTACAGGACGAAGGTCTGTTGCGCTGA
- a CDS encoding peptidase U32 family protein, whose protein sequence is MSLLSHQIELLSPAKTAEIGREAILHGADAVYIGGPSFGARHNASNSLEDIASLTQFAHRYHARIFATLNTILHDAELEAARKLIWQLYDAGVDALIVQDMGILQMDLPPIELHASTQCDIRDADKARFLADAGLSQLVLARELTIPEIKRIAARVGDAATIEYFIHGALCVAFSGQCFISHADTGRSANRGDCSQACRLPYTLTDKDGGVVAFDKHLLSMKDNNQSNNLEALLDAGVRSLKIEGRYKDVSYVKNITAHYRLLLDEIIERRPELAAASSGSCEIFFAPDPDKTFHRGSTDYFATGRKIDIGAFDSPKFVGVGLGVVHKVGPDWLEIATPETMSNGDGINFMKKREVVGMQLNTVKQIGHVPGGHLLWRCQPNDPVLLQGLKPGTDLCRNRDHAWELALLKKSAERKIGVWLTLSEQADGLQLTVSDEDGCSATTVAQLALEPAKDAAKAEAGLRDSLAKLGNTMFVAHDVSLQLSQPWFVPASAINALRREAIEQLEQARLAGWLRPQRKAAVEPPVAYPEKTLSYLANVYNQLAWQFYRKHGVEVIEAAYEAHQEEGEVSLMITKHCLRFSYNLCPKQAKGVKGVMGQVRAEPMTLKSGNETYTLKFECRPCEMHVMGKMKKHILKAPAPSEIPYTAPMTFFKQRPQ, encoded by the coding sequence ATGAGTCTGTTGTCGCACCAGATCGAGCTGTTATCGCCCGCCAAAACCGCCGAGATCGGCCGTGAAGCCATCCTGCATGGTGCGGATGCGGTGTATATCGGCGGCCCCAGCTTTGGTGCGCGGCACAATGCCAGCAACAGCCTCGAAGACATCGCCAGCCTGACCCAGTTTGCCCACCGCTACCATGCGCGCATCTTTGCCACGCTCAATACCATCCTGCATGACGCCGAGCTGGAAGCCGCACGCAAGCTGATCTGGCAGCTGTACGACGCCGGCGTGGATGCGCTGATCGTGCAGGACATGGGTATTTTGCAGATGGATTTGCCGCCCATCGAACTCCATGCCTCCACCCAGTGTGATATCCGCGATGCCGACAAGGCGCGCTTTCTGGCCGATGCCGGCCTGTCGCAACTGGTGCTGGCACGCGAGCTGACCATTCCCGAGATCAAGCGCATTGCCGCCCGCGTGGGCGATGCGGCCACCATCGAATATTTCATTCATGGTGCCTTGTGCGTGGCCTTCTCTGGCCAGTGCTTCATCAGCCATGCCGATACCGGCCGCAGCGCCAACCGTGGCGATTGCTCACAGGCCTGTCGTCTGCCCTATACCCTGACCGACAAGGACGGTGGCGTGGTGGCCTTCGACAAGCATTTGCTGTCGATGAAGGACAATAACCAGAGCAATAACCTGGAAGCGCTGCTGGACGCCGGCGTGCGTTCGCTCAAGATCGAGGGGCGCTACAAGGATGTGAGCTATGTGAAAAACATCACCGCTCACTATCGCCTGCTGCTGGACGAAATCATCGAGCGTCGTCCGGAACTGGCAGCGGCCTCCAGCGGCAGCTGCGAAATATTCTTTGCACCGGACCCGGACAAGACCTTCCACCGTGGCAGCACCGATTACTTTGCCACCGGTCGCAAGATCGACATTGGCGCTTTCGATTCGCCCAAGTTTGTTGGTGTGGGGCTGGGCGTGGTGCACAAGGTAGGGCCGGACTGGCTGGAGATTGCCACCCCGGAAACCATGAGCAATGGCGACGGCATCAACTTCATGAAAAAGCGTGAAGTCGTCGGCATGCAGCTCAACACCGTCAAGCAGATCGGCCATGTGCCCGGCGGCCATCTGCTGTGGCGCTGCCAGCCTAACGATCCGGTTTTGCTGCAAGGCCTGAAACCTGGCACCGACCTGTGTCGTAACCGCGACCACGCTTGGGAGCTGGCGCTGCTGAAAAAGTCGGCCGAACGCAAGATTGGTGTATGGCTGACGCTGAGCGAACAGGCTGATGGCCTGCAACTGACGGTGAGCGATGAGGATGGTTGTAGCGCCACCACGGTCGCTCAACTGGCGCTGGAGCCGGCCAAGGATGCCGCCAAGGCCGAGGCGGGCCTGCGTGACAGCCTGGCCAAGCTGGGCAATACCATGTTTGTCGCCCACGACGTGAGCTTGCAGCTGAGCCAGCCGTGGTTTGTGCCGGCATCCGCCATCAACGCTCTGCGCCGCGAGGCCATCGAACAGCTGGAACAGGCCCGGCTGGCCGGTTGGCTAAGGCCGCAGCGCAAGGCTGCCGTGGAGCCGCCAGTGGCATATCCGGAAAAGACGCTGAGCTATCTGGCCAATGTCTACAACCAGCTGGCCTGGCAGTTCTATCGCAAGCACGGGGTGGAGGTGATCGAGGCCGCTTATGAAGCGCATCAGGAAGAGGGTGAAGTCAGCCTGATGATTACCAAGCACTGCCTGCGCTTTTCCTACAACCTGTGTCCCAAGCAGGCCAAGGGCGTGAAGGGGGTGATGGGCCAGGTGCGCGCCGAACCGATGACGCTCAAGTCCGGCAACGAAACCTACACCCTCAAGTTTGAATGCCGCCCCTGTGAAATGCATGTGATGGGCAAGATGAAAAAGCACATCCTGAAAGCACCGGCGCCCAGCGAGATTCCCTACACCGCGCCGATGACTTTCTTCAAGCAACGTCCGCAATAA